Proteins from a genomic interval of Zingiber officinale cultivar Zhangliang chromosome 2A, Zo_v1.1, whole genome shotgun sequence:
- the LOC122041081 gene encoding PRA1 family protein F3-like, whose translation MADDARTPKIQKTSSPYSYAPIPTYPPPSTISSPSVSTTATEPPPPPPTRSPPLTTLTPAERTAQLVSRFKDQGKALISSQRPWPQLLDFTALTRPFNAGDALVRLQRNVSYFRSNYIIFSLAVLSLSLIWHLGSLFAFVALLAAWFFLYFSRDQPLVLFGRTIDEGTVLGVLSVATVFALLFSDVGSTVFGAILVALAIICLHAVFRKTDDLFLDETEATSGGLVVPSFVIPVQQQQQQQSFVRIL comes from the coding sequence ATGGCCGACGACGCACGAACTCCCAAGATACAGAAGACCTCCTCGCCCTATTCCTACGCACCGATTCCTACCTATCCCCCTCCATCCACCATCTCCTCACCCTCGGTTTCCACCACGGCGACGGAGCCTCCACCACCGCCGCCGACCAGATCGCCACCCTTGACCACTCTAACCCCCGCCGAGCGCACTGCCCAACTGGTCTCCCGCTTCAAGGATCAGGGAAAGGCCCTGATCTCTTCGCAGCGCCCCTGGCCACAGCTCCTCGACTTCACCGCCCTCACCCGCCCTTTCAACGCCGGCGACGCCCTCGTTCGCCTCCAGCGCAACGTCTCGTATTTCCGATCCAATTATATTATCTTCTCCCTTGCCGTCCTTTCCCTCTCCCTCATTTGGCACCTCGGCTCCCTCTTCGCCTTCGTCGCCCTCCTCGCCGCCTGGTTTTTCCTCTACTTCTCCCGCGATCAACCGCTCGTTCTATTTGGCCGTACGATCGACGAAGGAACCGTCCTCGGCGTCCTCTCCGTTGCCACGGTCTTTGCCCTCTTGTTCTCCGATGTGGGATCAACTGTATTCGGGGCAATCTTGGTCGCCTTGGCCATAATCTGTCTACACGCAGTGTTCAGGAAAACGGATGATCTGTTTCTAGACGAGACAGAGGCAACAAGCGGAGGATTGGTTGTGCCTTCCTTCGTGATTCCCGTGCAACAGCAGCAACAGCAACAGTCCTTTGTTCGGATTCTGTGA